The following proteins come from a genomic window of Actinomarinicola tropica:
- a CDS encoding protein-glutamine glutaminase family protein: MPDENVIIAVPTEVGPEERAAVGFDDGSRARIDLTDERAAGLAEILAGLRDLRRPAYVELDAATGAVVELRIPHVSRVARVMTLDEDVVAVQLELSHARHLLRADTDGYEGMRDLLRRSVEDGTVLVVTEDDRHHIIDVRPSRWEIEWPPPVRQQLPRWLRWVPEPLVPVVRRVFHLSEDALSWLLWWLFPVSGAKARQVFDALNTLSCHPVNVPVPCIPFLYPDDGCWGRAHEMTRLMKGMSVRPRKVWIEGWLGPATRNNPSCEVFWGWHVAPTLRVRRWLWIFMARTEVIDPALFGGPVAQSTWKSVQNDPNATLTPSSASIFYLWGSVTDPDNSQTEGVLATYRLHLRNRSLSPSGPPPYAHCPV, translated from the coding sequence ATGCCGGACGAGAACGTGATCATCGCCGTACCCACCGAGGTGGGACCGGAGGAGCGGGCCGCGGTGGGCTTCGACGACGGGAGCCGGGCCCGGATCGACCTGACCGACGAACGGGCTGCCGGGCTCGCCGAGATCCTCGCCGGGCTGCGCGACCTCCGCCGGCCCGCCTACGTCGAGCTCGACGCGGCGACGGGCGCGGTGGTCGAGCTGCGCATCCCGCACGTGTCGCGGGTGGCGCGGGTCATGACGCTCGACGAGGACGTGGTCGCCGTGCAGCTCGAGCTGTCGCACGCCCGCCACCTGCTGCGTGCCGACACCGACGGGTACGAGGGGATGCGAGACCTGCTCCGTCGATCGGTCGAGGACGGGACGGTGCTCGTCGTCACCGAGGACGACCGGCACCACATCATCGACGTTCGCCCGTCGAGGTGGGAGATCGAGTGGCCGCCGCCGGTGCGCCAGCAGCTGCCCCGGTGGTTGCGGTGGGTGCCTGAACCGCTCGTCCCCGTCGTGCGGCGGGTGTTCCACCTCTCGGAGGACGCCCTGTCGTGGCTGCTGTGGTGGCTGTTCCCGGTGTCGGGAGCGAAGGCCCGTCAGGTGTTCGACGCGCTGAACACGTTGAGCTGCCACCCGGTGAACGTGCCGGTGCCGTGCATCCCCTTCCTCTACCCGGACGACGGCTGCTGGGGCCGAGCGCACGAGATGACCCGGCTGATGAAGGGCATGAGCGTGCGCCCCCGGAAGGTGTGGATCGAGGGGTGGTTGGGTCCGGCGACCCGGAACAACCCGAGCTGCGAGGTGTTCTGGGGTTGGCACGTGGCGCCCACGCTGCGTGTGCGGCGGTGGCTCTGGATCTTCATGGCTCGCACCGAGGTGATCGATCCGGCCCTCTTCGGCGGCCCGGTCGCGCAGAGCACCTGGAAGAGCGTGCAGAACGACCCGAACGCCACGCTGACCCCGTCGAGCGCGTCGATCTTCTACCTCTGGGGGTCGGTCACGGACCCTGACAACTCCCAGACCGAGGGTGTGCTGGCCACCTACCGGCTGCACCTGCGGAACCGTTCGCTCTCGCCGTCGGGTCCGCCGCCCTACGCCCACTGCCCGGTGTGA
- a CDS encoding ribonuclease Z — protein MSIEVTLLGTGSPLPSPDRAGPSTLVRTGDATLLVDCGRGVVMRLAGAGVLPIGLSAVLLTHLHSDHITDLNDVITTQWVMSTAPTPLPVIGPPGTGEVVDAVLAMLSRDLGYRHAHHDDLQYPPSLEVTEVRPGDELTLAATTISVHRTDHRPVEPTVGYRIEHDETVAALAGDSVPCPELDVLCAGADLYVQTVIRDDLVALIPSERLHDICDYHSTVEQAAQTAARARVRTLVLTHYVPAPAPGTEDEWRALAAAHFDGEVVIGPDLTSVMAGPRP, from the coding sequence GTGAGCATCGAGGTCACGCTCCTCGGCACCGGCAGCCCGCTGCCGTCGCCCGACCGGGCCGGCCCGTCCACGCTCGTCCGCACCGGCGACGCCACGCTCCTCGTCGACTGCGGCCGTGGCGTCGTCATGCGCCTCGCCGGCGCCGGCGTGCTCCCGATCGGACTGTCGGCCGTGCTGCTCACGCACCTGCACAGCGACCACATCACCGACCTGAACGACGTGATCACCACCCAGTGGGTGATGTCGACCGCGCCGACGCCGTTGCCGGTGATCGGGCCGCCCGGCACCGGCGAGGTGGTCGACGCCGTGCTGGCGATGCTGAGCCGCGACCTCGGCTACCGCCACGCCCACCACGACGACCTCCAGTACCCGCCGTCGCTCGAGGTGACCGAGGTGCGGCCCGGCGACGAGCTCACGCTCGCGGCGACGACCATCTCGGTCCACCGCACCGACCACCGCCCGGTCGAGCCGACCGTCGGCTACAGGATCGAGCACGACGAGACGGTGGCCGCGCTCGCCGGCGACTCGGTGCCGTGCCCGGAGCTCGACGTCCTCTGCGCCGGCGCCGACCTCTACGTGCAGACGGTGATCCGCGACGACCTCGTCGCGCTCATCCCGAGCGAGCGGCTCCACGACATCTGCGACTACCACTCGACGGTCGAGCAGGCGGCGCAGACCGCGGCCCGCGCCCGGGTACGCACGCTCGTCCTCACCCACTACGTGCCGGCGCCGGCCCCGGGCACCGAGGACGAGTGGCGGGCGCTCGCCGCCGCCCACTTCGACGGCGAGGTCGTCATCGGCCCGGACCTCACGTCCGTGATGGCCGGGCCACGCCCGTGA
- a CDS encoding sulfatase-like hydrolase/transferase has product MTRPSRFEGRIGRTLADSEPWFDEPPHPRDGAPDVVVVLLDDTGFAQLGCYGGDVATPSIDSLAADGLQFTDFHVTPLCSPSRAALLTGRAPHAVGMRTVANRVGGFPNQLGHISNHAATMAEVLRDAGYATFCAGKWHLAPIEQCSAAGPFDQWPLGRGFDRFYGFLDGETDQFHPELVADNHPIEPPAGPDDGYHLSEDLVDQLLRMISDSVGVRPDRPFFAYLPFGATHAPHQAPPAHLEKYRGAFDDGWDAARERIFARQLERGLLTEGTVLSPRNPGVERWDDLTDAERALAARLQEAFAAFLDHTDEQLGRLVEGLRRLGRLDNTVLVVLADNGASQEGGAVGVLHEMKWFNGLVEDPVAAQAHLDEIGGPRSHTNYPWGWAQAGNTPFRWYKQNTHEGVHVPMIVHWPAGIDADQRGTLRHQFTFVADIAPTIYEIVGVEPPTTFRGLDQLPVTGHSFASMLTDPDTPAPNTVQIFENAGSRAIVADGWKAVTKHEPGADYETEPWELYDLRRDRSECHDLADAEPGRLRQLVDLWWTEAERHGVLPLDDRTTGLFAARFRDRSPHPTDRRYVYRPPMSPLPSQAAAPIGGRSFDLTAAVDLAPSDEGVLYATGSAGAGISFFVQDGRLVLDYNAFGAHTVLESPDRLASGRHELTVRVRRLDGRAGTATLAVDGADVAHADLPLLMRVISSVGPSVGFDHGSAVSDRYAAPFPFSGDLHEIVIQASPERHADTTAAEDRAGMHRQ; this is encoded by the coding sequence GTGACCCGACCCAGCCGCTTCGAGGGGCGGATCGGCCGCACGCTGGCCGACTCCGAGCCGTGGTTCGACGAACCGCCGCACCCCCGCGACGGCGCCCCCGACGTGGTGGTCGTCCTGCTCGACGACACCGGCTTCGCGCAGCTCGGCTGCTACGGGGGCGACGTCGCCACCCCGTCGATCGACTCGCTCGCCGCCGACGGACTGCAGTTCACCGACTTCCACGTCACGCCCCTGTGCTCGCCGTCCCGGGCGGCGCTGCTCACCGGCCGGGCGCCCCACGCCGTCGGCATGCGCACCGTCGCCAACCGGGTCGGCGGCTTCCCCAACCAGCTCGGCCACATCTCGAACCACGCGGCGACGATGGCCGAGGTCCTCCGCGACGCCGGCTACGCCACGTTCTGCGCGGGCAAGTGGCACCTCGCTCCGATCGAGCAGTGCTCGGCCGCCGGCCCCTTCGACCAGTGGCCGCTCGGTCGGGGCTTCGACCGCTTCTACGGGTTCCTCGACGGCGAGACCGACCAGTTCCACCCCGAGCTCGTCGCGGACAACCACCCGATCGAACCGCCGGCCGGCCCCGACGACGGCTACCACCTCTCCGAGGACCTGGTCGACCAGCTCCTGCGCATGATCTCCGACTCGGTCGGCGTGCGCCCCGACCGACCGTTCTTCGCCTACCTCCCCTTCGGCGCCACCCACGCCCCGCACCAGGCACCGCCCGCGCACCTCGAGAAGTACCGGGGGGCGTTCGACGACGGATGGGACGCCGCTCGCGAGCGGATCTTCGCCCGCCAGCTCGAGCGCGGCCTGCTCACCGAGGGCACGGTCCTCTCGCCCCGCAACCCCGGGGTCGAGCGGTGGGACGACCTCACCGACGCCGAGCGCGCCCTGGCCGCCCGGCTCCAGGAGGCGTTCGCCGCGTTCCTCGACCACACCGACGAGCAGCTCGGCCGCCTCGTCGAGGGGCTGCGCCGCCTCGGCCGACTCGACAACACCGTGCTCGTCGTCCTCGCCGACAACGGCGCGTCCCAGGAGGGCGGCGCGGTCGGCGTGCTGCACGAGATGAAGTGGTTCAACGGGCTCGTCGAGGACCCGGTCGCCGCGCAGGCGCACCTCGACGAGATCGGCGGCCCCCGCTCCCACACCAACTACCCGTGGGGTTGGGCGCAGGCCGGCAACACGCCGTTCCGCTGGTACAAGCAGAACACCCACGAGGGCGTCCACGTCCCGATGATCGTGCATTGGCCCGCGGGGATCGACGCTGACCAGCGGGGCACGCTTCGACACCAGTTCACGTTCGTCGCCGACATCGCCCCGACCATCTACGAGATCGTCGGCGTCGAGCCGCCCACGACGTTCCGGGGCCTCGACCAGCTGCCCGTCACCGGCCACTCGTTCGCCTCGATGCTCACCGATCCCGACACGCCGGCGCCCAACACGGTCCAGATCTTCGAGAACGCCGGCAGCAGGGCGATCGTCGCCGACGGCTGGAAGGCGGTCACAAAGCACGAACCGGGCGCCGACTACGAGACCGAGCCGTGGGAGCTCTACGACCTCCGCCGCGACCGGTCCGAGTGCCACGACCTGGCCGATGCCGAGCCCGGGCGCCTCCGCCAGCTGGTCGACCTGTGGTGGACCGAGGCCGAGCGCCACGGCGTGCTCCCGCTCGACGACCGCACGACCGGCCTGTTCGCCGCCCGCTTCCGTGACCGCTCCCCGCACCCCACCGATCGCCGCTACGTCTACCGCCCTCCGATGTCGCCGCTGCCGAGCCAGGCCGCGGCCCCGATCGGAGGACGCAGCTTCGACCTCACCGCCGCGGTCGACCTCGCGCCCAGCGACGAGGGTGTCCTCTACGCCACCGGCAGTGCCGGCGCAGGCATCTCGTTCTTCGTCCAGGACGGCCGCCTGGTGCTCGACTACAACGCCTTCGGCGCCCACACCGTCCTCGAGTCGCCCGACCGCCTGGCCTCCGGCCGGCACGAGCTGACGGTGCGGGTCCGCCGCCTCGACGGGCGCGCCGGCACCGCCACGCTCGCGGTCGACGGCGCCGACGTCGCCCACGCCGACCTGCCCCTCCTCATGCGGGTCATCTCCTCGGTCGGCCCGTCGGTCGGGTTCGACCACGGCTCCGCCGTCTCGGACCGCTACGCCGCGCCCTTCCCGTTCTCCGGCGACCTCCACGAGATCGTCATCCAAGCCAGCCCCGAGCGCCACGCCGACACCACCGCCGCCGAGGACCGCGCCGGCATGCACCGCCAGTGA
- a CDS encoding metal ABC transporter substrate-binding protein produces MLGRRAALALTVSAVLLVATACTRSSSAHEEGRVPTVAVTTNILADVTAAIGGDAIEVIDLMPPGADPHGLALSAAEAERLLDADLVIANGLGLEEGLVDVLAAARREGVPVLEVGPALDPLGYAGTVAARGPDLDPHVWTDPRRMATASDLIGDHLAELVTDAAADDVRGRQEDYRRRLEALDSEIEDMVGTIPPERRRLVTNHHVFGYFADRYGFEVLGAVIPSGSTLASPSARDLADLTTVLRTSDVRAIFAETSQPTRLAEVLAVESGLDIDVVSLHTESLGPPGSSADSYLGMMRTNAESITAALVS; encoded by the coding sequence GTGCTCGGACGCCGAGCGGCGCTGGCCCTGACGGTCAGCGCCGTCCTCCTCGTCGCCACGGCGTGCACCCGTTCCTCCTCCGCGCACGAGGAGGGGCGGGTGCCCACGGTGGCGGTGACCACCAACATCCTCGCCGACGTCACCGCGGCGATCGGCGGTGACGCGATCGAGGTGATCGACCTCATGCCCCCCGGTGCCGACCCCCACGGCCTCGCGCTGTCGGCAGCGGAGGCCGAGCGGCTGCTCGACGCGGACCTCGTGATCGCCAACGGGCTCGGGCTCGAGGAGGGCCTCGTCGACGTGCTCGCCGCGGCCCGCCGCGAGGGTGTCCCGGTGCTCGAGGTGGGACCGGCGCTGGACCCACTCGGCTACGCCGGCACCGTGGCCGCCCGCGGGCCCGACCTCGACCCACACGTGTGGACCGATCCGCGCCGTATGGCCACCGCGTCCGACCTCATCGGCGATCACCTGGCGGAGCTGGTCACCGATGCGGCAGCCGACGACGTGCGTGGCCGACAGGAGGACTACCGCCGACGGCTGGAGGCGCTCGACAGCGAGATCGAGGACATGGTGGGGACGATCCCGCCGGAGCGACGGCGGCTCGTCACCAACCACCACGTGTTCGGGTACTTCGCCGATCGCTACGGGTTCGAGGTCCTCGGCGCCGTCATCCCGTCCGGCAGCACCCTGGCGAGCCCCAGCGCGAGGGACCTCGCCGACCTCACCACCGTCCTGCGGACCTCCGACGTCCGGGCGATCTTCGCCGAGACGTCGCAGCCGACCCGGCTCGCGGAGGTCCTGGCCGTCGAGTCGGGTCTCGACATCGACGTGGTGAGCCTGCACACCGAGTCGCTCGGTCCGCCCGGCTCATCGGCGGACTCCTACCTCGGGATGATGCGCACGAACGCCGAGTCGATCACCGCCGCGCTCGTGTCATGA
- a CDS encoding haloalkane dehalogenase encodes MKVLRTPDERFSDLADFPFEPRYAEVTADGLPPLRMHYLDEGPADAAPVLLLHGEPTWSYLYRHMVPVLTAAGHRCVVPDLVGFGRSDKPADPADYSFARLVAWTRDLLFDQLDLRDITYFGQDWGALVGLRLVAADPNRYARVAIGNGGLPTGEGTPTEAFLNWQRFAATSPKFQIGRIVSGGTVGGLDDATIAAYDAPFPDETYMAGARTLPSLVPTSPDDPAHADNVAAWDVLRRFDKPFLCTFSDGDPITKGGERAFIGRIPGTEGQAHTTIEGGGHFLQEDRGPELAQVLVDFIAAT; translated from the coding sequence GTGAAGGTCCTTCGCACCCCCGACGAGCGCTTCAGCGACCTCGCCGACTTCCCGTTCGAGCCGCGCTACGCCGAGGTCACCGCTGACGGCCTCCCGCCGCTGCGGATGCACTACCTCGACGAGGGCCCGGCCGACGCCGCGCCGGTGCTGCTCCTCCACGGCGAACCGACGTGGAGCTACCTCTACCGCCACATGGTCCCGGTGCTGACCGCGGCCGGGCACCGCTGCGTCGTCCCCGACCTCGTCGGCTTCGGGCGCAGCGACAAGCCCGCCGACCCCGCCGACTACTCCTTCGCCCGGCTCGTCGCCTGGACCCGCGACCTGCTCTTCGACCAGCTCGACCTGCGCGACATCACCTACTTCGGCCAGGACTGGGGTGCGCTCGTCGGCCTCCGGCTCGTCGCCGCCGATCCGAACCGCTACGCGCGCGTCGCGATCGGCAACGGCGGCCTCCCCACCGGCGAGGGCACCCCCACCGAGGCGTTCCTCAACTGGCAGCGGTTCGCCGCCACGAGCCCCAAGTTCCAGATCGGGCGCATCGTCTCCGGCGGCACCGTCGGCGGGCTCGACGACGCCACGATCGCCGCCTACGACGCACCGTTCCCCGACGAGACCTACATGGCCGGGGCCCGCACCCTGCCGTCGCTCGTCCCCACCTCGCCCGACGACCCGGCCCACGCCGACAACGTCGCGGCGTGGGACGTGCTGCGCCGCTTCGACAAGCCGTTCCTCTGCACCTTCTCCGATGGCGACCCCATCACCAAGGGCGGCGAGCGGGCCTTCATCGGCCGCATCCCCGGCACCGAGGGCCAAGCGCACACCACCATCGAGGGCGGCGGCCACTTCCTCCAGGAGGACCGAGGCCCCGAGCTCGCCCAGGTGCTCGTCGACTTCATCGCCGCCACGTGA
- a CDS encoding TetR/AcrR family transcriptional regulator: MSIDRVDGRVERRERNRAAVVDAMVSLLGEGILDVTLERAAERAGVSVRSVFRYFDGVDDLRRQTVERHFAVVDARLRRLDPATHDRAARIAAFVEDRVGMFAASAGPARLARQRAEFIPVVAEHLARVRARLADHVRSAFAPELGLLSGAAAEDLVAVIDVAVSQDGWDALGSVHGRDRDDVVRLWVELLDRLLPGS, from the coding sequence ATGTCAATAGATCGTGTCGACGGACGGGTGGAGCGGCGGGAGCGGAACCGGGCGGCGGTGGTCGACGCCATGGTCTCGCTGCTCGGCGAGGGCATCCTCGACGTCACGCTCGAGCGGGCGGCCGAACGGGCCGGAGTGTCGGTGCGGTCGGTGTTCCGCTACTTCGACGGCGTCGACGACCTGCGGCGCCAGACCGTCGAGCGGCACTTCGCCGTCGTCGACGCCCGGCTGCGCCGGCTCGATCCTGCGACGCACGACCGGGCGGCGCGCATCGCCGCCTTCGTCGAGGACCGGGTCGGCATGTTCGCCGCGAGCGCGGGCCCGGCCCGGCTGGCTCGCCAGCGGGCGGAGTTCATCCCCGTGGTGGCCGAGCACCTGGCCCGGGTGCGGGCACGGCTCGCCGACCACGTGCGGTCGGCGTTCGCACCCGAGCTCGGTCTGCTCTCGGGCGCGGCGGCCGAGGACCTGGTGGCGGTGATCGACGTGGCGGTCAGCCAGGACGGGTGGGACGCGCTCGGCTCGGTCCACGGCCGGGACCGCGACGACGTCGTGCGCCTCTGGGTCGAGCTGCTCGACCGGCTCCTGCCCGGGTCCTGA
- a CDS encoding YncE family protein, translated as MIPLPAALVAMAFDEEHEVIVALTDDGQVHRIDPATGEVLQSTPVLDTIELPDGHGGPPVPTVLVAGDRAYVTDPDGGRVVELGIADELRVAREIAVGGNPAGVAVVGLAPTTHD; from the coding sequence ATGATCCCGCTCCCCGCCGCCCTGGTCGCCATGGCCTTCGACGAGGAGCACGAGGTGATCGTCGCCCTCACCGACGACGGCCAGGTCCACCGGATCGACCCCGCCACGGGCGAGGTGCTCCAGTCCACCCCCGTCCTCGACACCATCGAGCTTCCCGACGGCCACGGCGGTCCGCCCGTCCCGACCGTCCTCGTCGCCGGCGATCGCGCCTACGTCACCGATCCCGACGGCGGCCGCGTCGTCGAGCTCGGCATCGCCGACGAGCTGCGCGTCGCGCGGGAGATCGCGGTGGGTGGCAACCCGGCCGGCGTCGCGGTCGTCGGGCTCGCGCCGACGACCCACGACTGA